One stretch of Nycticebus coucang isolate mNycCou1 chromosome 7, mNycCou1.pri, whole genome shotgun sequence DNA includes these proteins:
- the LOC128589937 gene encoding serine/threonine-protein phosphatase 2A catalytic subunit beta isoform, translated as MDDKAFTKELDQWVEQLNECKQLNENQVRTLCEKAKEILTKESNVQEVRCPVTVCGDVHGQFHDLMELFRIGGKSPDTNYLFMGDYVDRGYYSVETVTLLVALKVRYPERITILRGNHESRQITQVYGFYDECLRKYGNANVWKYFTDLFDYLPLTALVDGQIFCLHGGLSPSIDTLDHIRALDRLQEVPHEGPMCDLLWSDPDDRGGWGISPRGAGYTFGQDISETFNHANGLTLVSRAHQLVMEGYNWCHDRNVVTIFSAPNYCYRCGNQAAIMELDDTLKYSFLQFDPAPRRGEPHVTRRTPDYFL; from the coding sequence ATGGACGATAAGGCGTTCACCAAGGAGCTGGACCAGTGGGTCGAGCAGCTGAACGAGTGTAAACAACTTAACGAAAACCAAGTGCGGACGCTGTGCGAAAAGGCTAAAGAAATTCTAACAAAAGAATCAAATGTGCAAGAGGTTCGTTGTCCTGTTACTGTTTGTGGAGATGTGCACGGTCAATTTCATGATCTTATGGAACTCTTTAGAATTGGTGGGAAATCACCAGATACAAACTATTTATTCATGGGTGACTACGTGGACAGAGGTTATTATTCAGTGGAGACTGTCACTCTTCTTGTAGCATTAAAGGTGCGTTATCCAGAACGCATTACAATATTGAGAGGAAATCATGAAAGCCGACAAATTACCCAAGTATATGGCTTTTATGATGAATGTCTACGAAAATATGGGAATGCCaatgtttggaaatattttaccGATCTATTTGATTATCTTCCACTTACAGCTTTAGTAGATGGACAGATATTCTGCCTCCATGGTGGCCTCTCTCCATCCATAGACACACTGGATCATATAAGAGCCCTGGATCGCTTACAGGAAGTACCACATGAGGGCCCAATGTGTGATCTGTTATGGTCAGATCCGGATGATCGTGGTGGGTGGGGTATTTCACCACGTGGTGCTGGCTACACATTTGGACAAGACATTTCTGAAACGTTTAACCATGCCAATGGCCTCACTCTGGTTTCTCGTGCTCACCAGCTTGTAATGGAGGGATACAATTGGTGTCATGATCGGAATGTGGTTACAATTTTCAGTGCACCCAATTACTGCTATCGTTGTGGGAATCAAGCTGCTATCATGGAATTAGACgatactttaaaatattccttccttCAGTTTGACCCAGCACCTCGTCGCGGAGAGCCTCACGTTACACGGCGCACCCCAGACTATTTCCTGTAA